Below is a genomic region from Actinomadura sp. NAK00032.
CGTACTCGCCGCCGGTCGTGCGCAGGTACTCGCCCTGCTCGTCCAGCAGCTCGGTGGGGAACGGCCCGGAGCCGACACGGGTCGTGTAGGCCTTCAGGATGCCGATCACGCGGGTGATCTTCGTGGGGCCGACGCCGGAGCCCGCGCACGCGCCGCCCGCCGTCGGGCTGGACGACGTCACGAACGGGTAGGTGCCGTGGTCGATGTCCAGCAGCGTGCCCTGCGCGCCCTCCAGCAGGACGACCTTGCCGTCGTCCAGGGCCTTGTTCAGCACGAGCGTGGTGTCGGCGACGAACGGCTTCAGCCGCTCCCCGTACGCCAGGTACTCCTGGACGATCGGGCCCGTCTCGATGCGGCGCCGGTTGTAGACCTTCGTCAGCACCTGGTTCTTCTCGCGCAGCGCCAGGTCGAGCTTCTGCGTGAGGATGTTCGGGTCGAACAGGTCCTGGACGCGGATGCCCATCCGGTTGATCTTGTCGGCGTAGGTGGGGCCGATGCCGCGCCCGGTGGTGCCGATCCGGGCCTTGCCGAGGTACCGCTCGGTGACCTTGTCGAGGGCCCGGTGGTGCGGCATGATCAGGTGCGCGTTCGCCGAGATCAGCAGGCGCTCGCAGGAGATGCCGCGCTCGCGCAGGCCGTCGATCTCCTGGAGCAGCACGGCCGGGTCGATCACCACCCCGTTGCCGATCACGGGGACGACGTCGGGCGACAGGACCCCGGAAGGCAGCAGGTGCAGCGCGTAGCTCTTGTCGCCGATGACCACCGTGTGGCCGGCGTTGTTGCCGCCCTGGTAGCGGACGACGTAGTCGACGTCCCCGCCGAGCAGGTCTGTTGCCTTGCCCTTGCCCTCATCTCCCCACTGGGCACCGACAAGAACGATGGCGGGCATGCCACTCTTCCTTCCCACGACGAAGGCCCCGGTCGCCGCAAGGGCGAAGGGGCCTCTTGCGATCAAAGCGTACCCGCACCTCGGCCGCAAGGAAACCGGAGCCTGATCCGCTCCGCTGGTCAGGGCCCCGAACGGGGCGCGGTGCGGCGCGGCCAGTAGTTCTCCGCGAACAGTTTCGCGACCAGTTCGCCGCGGCTCGACACGCCCGTCTTGGCGAACACCGCCTTGACGTGATCGCGAACGGTATGTGGGGAGATGACCAGCTCGGCGGCGATGTCGCCGGTCGCCAGCCCGCGCGCGACCAGCTGGGTGATCTCCAGCTCGCGGGCCGACAATCCGTACGCCTCCGCGATGACCGGCGCCATGTCGGAGCCGGTGGCGGGCTGGACGACCACGGCGGTCGGGCCGGGCGCGCCGCCGGGGGAGCCGTCCATGCAGGAGGCGTGGACGACGAGCCACTGGCCGTCGCGCGTGCGGATCCGGATGCGGGCGGCGCCGCGGTCGTGCCCGGCGGCGACGGCACGGGCCTGCGCGGCCGTCCCGGCGAGCCAGACCGGCAGCGGCGGGCCCAGCGGGGACGGGACGGTCGGGCCGTCCGGGAGGCGGCCGAGATGGTGGCGCGCCTCGGCGTTGATCGAGATGGGCGTCCCGGCCGCGTCGAACAGGATGAGCCCCGGGTCCTGCGCGGCGGCGGGCTCCGCCGTCCGCACCGGCCGGGCCAGCTCCCGCAGCCGGTCGGCCAGCGGCGCCGAGAGCCCGGCGACCAGGGAGATCTCCGCCGGGCCGAACGGCTCCTCGCCCTTCTCACGGAACAGGCTGACGACGCCCCAGGGCCGCCCGCCGGTCCGCAGGACGGCGCGCAGCTCGTCCCCGACGCCCTGGCGGTCGAGGAGCTTGCGGAACTGGGCGCTGCGCGCGGGCAGCCCGCCGGTGCCCGCCGCCAGCCCGGCGGCCGGGACGGCGGCGCGGGCCAGCTCGCGGAACGGGAGCACGGTCTCCTCCAGGAGCGCGCACTCCCAGTAGGCGAAGCAGTC
It encodes:
- a CDS encoding helix-turn-helix transcriptional regulator; the encoded protein is MIDQRERRALLDAAARAGDAAGLFAAASARLGRLVGFQAAAWSATDPETGLVTAPMRVENLGRGEDCFAYWECALLEETVLPFRELARAAVPAAGLAAGTGGLPARSAQFRKLLDRQGVGDELRAVLRTGGRPWGVVSLFREKGEEPFGPAEISLVAGLSAPLADRLRELARPVRTAEPAAAQDPGLILFDAAGTPISINAEARHHLGRLPDGPTVPSPLGPPLPVWLAGTAAQARAVAAGHDRGAARIRIRTRDGQWLVVHASCMDGSPGGAPGPTAVVVQPATGSDMAPVIAEAYGLSARELEITQLVARGLATGDIAAELVISPHTVRDHVKAVFAKTGVSSRGELVAKLFAENYWPRRTAPRSGP
- a CDS encoding adenylosuccinate synthase translates to MPAIVLVGAQWGDEGKGKATDLLGGDVDYVVRYQGGNNAGHTVVIGDKSYALHLLPSGVLSPDVVPVIGNGVVIDPAVLLQEIDGLRERGISCERLLISANAHLIMPHHRALDKVTERYLGKARIGTTGRGIGPTYADKINRMGIRVQDLFDPNILTQKLDLALREKNQVLTKVYNRRRIETGPIVQEYLAYGERLKPFVADTTLVLNKALDDGKVVLLEGAQGTLLDIDHGTYPFVTSSSPTAGGACAGSGVGPTKITRVIGILKAYTTRVGSGPFPTELLDEQGEYLRTTGGEYGVTTGRDRRCGWFDAVIARYATRVNGITDYFLTKLDVLSGLERVPVCVAYDVDGERVDELPTTQTEFHHAKPILEYLDGWQEDITGAKKFEDLPANAQAYVRALEEMSGAQISAIGVGPGRDQTLSLRPLV